Genomic segment of Tissierellales bacterium:
ACACTAAATGGATTATTTATATTTTTGTTGTTTATAAGATCTCTTTATGCGCCACTGACTCTACCTGTAATAATAATCGCAAATATATCTATAGCGATAGTATCCTCACTTTTTTATCCTGCCATTTCATCTAGTACTCAATCGGTACTTGAAACAGATCAATTACAAGATGCAGGAGCACTAAGTCAATTGCAGGGAAGGTTTGCCATTGTTGCTGGTTCTGCCATAGCAGGTTTCATGCTAAAACTAGTAGGAATAGAGATTCTTTTATTTATAAATGCCCTATCTTTTATATTCTCTGCTATCAGTGAATCATTCGTGAAAATTCCAGTTAATCATAAGGTAGAAAATACAAATATATCCATGATAGATAGTCTAAAAGAAGCTGCTCATTTCATGTCTCGAAACAGGGTGATACTATATCTAACCTTATTTGCTGGAATAATAGCAAATGGCATGTTTATGTCAGTTTCCCTGTATATGCCAGCTATATTTAAAGATATACTCGGCAAATCAAGTATAGAGCTTGGTATTTATTATTCGATAGAGGGTGCTCTTGGAATAATTACAAGTGTATTTCTTTTGCTTTCGCAAAAAAAATTACAGCCCTATAAATGGACTGTAATCGCTTTATTTTTAGAAGGCCTCTGCCTTTCGGGTATCGGTTTGATGCCAAGTTTGAGTATAGCTTATATAATAGCTGCCTTATCCGGTTTCTGCTTTACTATATGCAGTGTTACTATGTCAATACTATTTAGAAAACTTATTCCAAATAAGCTCATGGGACGCGTTGGTAGCTTCAACATGCTACTAAGCAACTTGGCCATTCCCGTCTTCACAGTATTTTTTGGATTTATAGGTGATATCAAAAATCCTCAAACTATAGTACTTTATGCTAGCTTCGTGTTTTTGATAAGTTTGATTCCAGCGCCTTTTATATTTTCAAATGCTAGTAAATCAAGAGCTAAAAATCACATGTAGGCATGGTCATTTTCTTGAATTTCTCATTGTCAATTAAAATTTTAAGCTAACCCCAGTCTCTCTAAACTTTCTTTCAGCGCCCATATGAATTCTTCTTTACTAGTTGTTTTGCTATAATTTATATCTATTCTGTAGCTATATTTTCCCTTCTTTATAGCTAACAAAAAGCTCTCCTTGGCATCAATTATTTTGAATTCATCTATATTCTCTGACAAAAAATCCTCTAATTCAAATGACTCGCTACCCCATAAACCACCTAAATTTTCTTGTTCGTATTCAAATGGATAGTCAGTGCTAATATCCTTATAACAAATACCTGAAAGCACCTCATTCAGCGCTTTGTACCTTTCATTTGCAATCCACGCAAAGTTTTTCTCTGGATAAACAGATATTCTTAACTGATCTGGCAATAGTATGCTATTCGATTGGATAATTTCTATCTCTACTCCATTTTCTTCAGCATACGTTTCATATTCATTGTGTTCTGAAACTATACCAGCTACAAAGCATATCGCACTTAGTCCTCCAGCTATAATCATCCTATATCTCTTGCTCTTAATCATCCTTCTATATTTTCTTTGTGTACGCTCATCATCACTTTTGCTCATGTCCAATCGTTTCAAACTAGGTACGTTGAATATAATGTGATCTATAAGTCCTATCATGAATATCAAAAACGAAATTATCATAAATAAAGCACCATCATCTTTTAAATATTGTTTCAGTTCGATAGAAACAAGAGTCATAACCCCCCATAGAAATACAATAATTCCTACTATTACCCATACTATAGTCTTTAGGACCGTTTTAAAATCTTTTTTCATGCTAATCTCTGCTCCTCTACTCCGTTCAAATTATATTACTTCACAA
This window contains:
- a CDS encoding MFS transporter, giving the protein MLSKSIFKNKNFMILWLGQLVSKIGDHILEFALAWYIYDQTNSTLALSLSIISIFLPNAIVSTFSGVVADRFNRKKIIIICDTLNGLFIFLLFIRSLYAPLTLPVIIIANISIAIVSSLFYPAISSSTQSVLETDQLQDAGALSQLQGRFAIVAGSAIAGFMLKLVGIEILLFINALSFIFSAISESFVKIPVNHKVENTNISMIDSLKEAAHFMSRNRVILYLTLFAGIIANGMFMSVSLYMPAIFKDILGKSSIELGIYYSIEGALGIITSVFLLLSQKKLQPYKWTVIALFLEGLCLSGIGLMPSLSIAYIIAALSGFCFTICSVTMSILFRKLIPNKLMGRVGSFNMLLSNLAIPVFTVFFGFIGDIKNPQTIVLYASFVFLISLIPAPFIFSNASKSRAKNHM